A genomic region of Armatimonadia bacterium contains the following coding sequences:
- a CDS encoding Gfo/Idh/MocA family oxidoreductase, which translates to MKVLNLAIVGQGRSGRDIHGAYLRTASEHFKIVAVADLLEDRRKRAVEEFGCEAVADYHELMARDDLDLIVNSTPSHLHVPVTREFLDAGFNVLCEKPLAHRAAEVDDLVAAAERSGKVLAIFQQSRYTPIFLKVQEIIASGVLGRIVQINMAWNHFGRRWDWQTLQKFNGGSLLNTGPHPLDQALQLFGEGMPEVCCRMDRANTYGDAEDHVKLMLGGEGHPTIDLEISSCCPYGPGSYAIYGTQGGMRAAGKGLEWKYFKPEEAPQQHLIEVPLCKPDGQPAYCGEELIWYTESWTPEDSPAGLPPTGRLYQMVYNTLTTGAPLEVTPAQVRRQIAVIEECQRQNPAIY; encoded by the coding sequence ATGAAAGTGCTCAACCTTGCCATCGTCGGACAGGGCCGCAGCGGCCGCGACATCCACGGTGCCTATCTTCGTACAGCCTCCGAGCATTTCAAGATCGTCGCCGTAGCAGACCTGCTGGAGGACCGCCGCAAGCGCGCCGTCGAGGAGTTCGGCTGTGAGGCGGTCGCCGACTACCACGAGCTGATGGCCCGCGACGACCTGGACCTCATCGTCAACTCGACCCCCAGTCATCTGCACGTTCCCGTTACCCGTGAGTTCCTCGACGCCGGGTTCAATGTCCTGTGTGAGAAGCCTCTGGCGCACAGGGCCGCCGAGGTCGACGACCTGGTCGCCGCCGCCGAGCGCTCCGGCAAGGTGCTGGCCATCTTCCAGCAGTCCCGCTACACCCCGATCTTCCTCAAGGTGCAGGAGATCATCGCCTCCGGAGTCCTGGGCCGCATCGTGCAGATCAACATGGCCTGGAACCACTTCGGGCGTCGCTGGGACTGGCAGACCTTGCAGAAGTTCAACGGAGGGAGCCTGCTCAACACCGGCCCGCATCCCCTCGATCAGGCGCTACAACTCTTCGGCGAAGGCATGCCCGAGGTGTGCTGCCGCATGGACCGCGCCAACACCTACGGCGACGCCGAGGACCACGTGAAGTTGATGCTCGGCGGCGAGGGGCACCCGACGATCGACCTGGAGATCTCCTCCTGCTGCCCCTATGGCCCCGGCAGCTACGCCATCTATGGAACTCAGGGCGGAATGCGCGCAGCGGGGAAGGGCCTGGAGTGGAAGTACTTCAAGCCCGAGGAGGCGCCGCAGCAGCACCTGATCGAGGTGCCGCTCTGCAAGCCGGATGGCCAGCCCGCCTACTGCGGCGAGGAACTGATCTGGTACACGGAGAGCTGGACGCCGGAGGACTCGCCGGCCGGCCTGCCGCCGACCGGGCGCCTCTATCAGATGGTCTACAACACGCTCACCACCGGGGCTCCGCTTGAGGTCACACCGGCCCAGGTGCGTCGTCAGATCGCCGTCATCGAGGAATGTCAGCGTCAGAACCCGGCGATCTACTGA